CGGTTCTGGTCGTGGCCCTGTTGAGCGACAACTTCGCCATCGAGTACGTGGCCGAGCGCTCGGCGCGGGCGATGCCGTCCATCTACAAGCTCGGCGCCTGGTGGGGCGGCCAGGAAGGTTCGCTTCTGTTCTGGCTGTGGCTTTTGCTGGGCTACGCGGCGCTGCTCGTGACCGGCCGACCCGACGTGGAGGCGCCGCGCC
Above is a genomic segment from Bacillota bacterium containing:
- a CDS encoding heme lyase CcmF/NrfE family subunit is translated as MYSALIGQAMLWLALLASLGAAAFSAAGIVRARPAWLRLGRTLVLVAFSFATVASAVLVVALLSDNFAIEYVAERSARAMPSIYKLGAWWGGQEGSLLFWLWLLLGYAALLVTGRPDVEAPR